In Paenibacillus guangzhouensis, a single window of DNA contains:
- a CDS encoding PIN/TRAM domain-containing protein, with product MLKKGIQMLWLLLGAWVGFEVYTFAGIRTTDWLQSMFGDASTWVGTVLFMGISMTVFLVLFSLGGDSVLGRIRTGLDKVTSLPFEHVFAAFLGLVGGLGVAYLLEPIVESLGAILGIVLTLACGTAGLWLGLQRREELVAILTRGRGGNGESHSNRGNEEHKILDTSVIIDGRIADICKTGFIEGTIVIPEFVLEELQHIADSSDLLKRNRGRRGLDILNKIQKELEVKVLIYEGDFDEISEVDSKLVKLAKVLQGKVVTNDFNLNKVCELQGVSVLNINDLANAVKPVVLPGEEIIVQVIKDGKEHGQGVAYLDDGTMIVVEGGREYIGTTMEVLVTSVLQTSAGRMIFAKPKLLEKAQ from the coding sequence ATGTTAAAAAAAGGAATACAGATGTTATGGCTGCTGTTAGGGGCATGGGTCGGATTTGAAGTGTACACATTTGCAGGCATTCGGACAACAGATTGGCTGCAATCGATGTTCGGTGATGCAAGCACATGGGTTGGAACGGTGTTATTTATGGGTATCAGTATGACGGTATTTTTGGTCTTATTTTCGCTAGGTGGGGATTCGGTTCTGGGCCGGATTCGGACGGGACTCGATAAAGTAACAAGCCTTCCATTTGAGCATGTATTTGCTGCATTCCTTGGACTTGTTGGTGGTCTAGGTGTGGCGTATCTGTTAGAGCCAATTGTAGAGTCGCTGGGTGCCATATTGGGCATCGTGTTAACACTCGCTTGCGGTACTGCAGGATTATGGCTGGGATTGCAACGGAGAGAAGAATTGGTAGCCATTCTGACGCGTGGAAGAGGCGGTAATGGAGAGAGCCATTCGAATCGCGGGAACGAGGAGCATAAGATTCTGGATACGAGCGTTATTATCGATGGTCGGATTGCAGATATCTGTAAGACGGGCTTTATCGAAGGCACGATTGTTATTCCGGAGTTTGTACTCGAAGAACTGCAGCATATTGCGGATTCATCGGATTTGCTCAAGCGGAATCGGGGTCGAAGAGGACTGGATATTCTGAACAAAATTCAGAAAGAGCTTGAAGTGAAGGTGTTGATCTACGAAGGTGATTTCGATGAAATTTCCGAGGTGGATAGTAAGCTGGTGAAGCTGGCCAAGGTGCTCCAGGGTAAAGTGGTCACGAATGACTTTAACTTGAACAAAGTATGTGAGCTGCAAGGGGTATCCGTACTTAATATTAATGATTTGGCTAACGCTGTGAAGCCAGTGGTATTGCCTGGTGAGGAAATTATCGTGCAAGTGATTAAAGATGGCAAGGAACACGGCCAAGGCGTAGCGTACTTAGATGATGGAACGATGATCGTTGTCGAGGGTGGACGAGAGTACATCGGAACGACGATGGAAGTGCTCGTGACGAGTGTGCTGCAGACGTCTGCAGGACGGATGATCTTCGCGAAGCCGAAATTGCTGGAAAAAGCCCAGTAA
- a CDS encoding DUF1573 domain-containing protein, with product MSESTLQAFQEQVSELLLRHRSLLDVLSKYGQSNASVNRSVVKAITECGCIELNASKQCYPEEMTQTSHQLSSHLHGELCENCKEVVTAELGRNLFYMSALCNLLDVKMNDVVQSESKKCSTLGFFNLS from the coding sequence ATGAGTGAGTCGACTTTACAAGCGTTTCAGGAGCAGGTCTCCGAATTGTTACTACGTCACCGCAGTCTCTTGGATGTTCTCTCGAAATATGGCCAGTCCAATGCATCCGTCAACCGTTCTGTCGTGAAAGCGATTACGGAATGTGGATGTATCGAACTGAATGCAAGTAAACAATGTTATCCGGAAGAAATGACACAGACGAGCCATCAGCTCTCAAGCCACTTGCATGGCGAGCTCTGTGAGAATTGTAAAGAAGTGGTCACTGCAGAGCTCGGTAGGAACTTGTTCTATATGTCCGCGCTATGCAATCTGCTCGATGTGAAGATGAATGATGTCGTGCAGAGCGAATCGAAGAAATGTTCCACGCTCGGATTTTTCAATTTATCGTAA
- the pssA gene encoding CDP-diacylglycerol--serine O-phosphatidyltransferase, whose product MITKSIPNLFTISNLVLGIISIILVFNGENDYAAIMVIIAMLMDGLDGRVARALNVQSEFGKELDSLSDVISFGVAPAFIMYVTAFTHLNPLLAWSVTAIFPICGALRLARFNVISGTPGYFIGLPIPAAGGVLCTLALFHADLATPYLVISSLLLSYLMVSRVKYPNFKKVGIPKKAFWIAPIVIILALVLAIKFPAQTPKLILIPLAFYALYGLKKNVELVFTTRRKSKRTASKEDASRSDQLNS is encoded by the coding sequence ATGATAACAAAATCGATTCCGAACTTGTTTACGATTAGTAACTTGGTACTCGGAATTATTTCCATCATATTAGTTTTTAACGGTGAGAACGATTATGCCGCTATTATGGTGATTATTGCTATGCTAATGGATGGGCTGGATGGCCGGGTTGCTCGTGCACTCAATGTGCAGAGTGAATTCGGGAAAGAGCTTGATTCCCTGTCTGATGTAATTTCGTTTGGTGTAGCTCCAGCTTTTATTATGTATGTGACTGCGTTTACGCATTTGAATCCGTTGCTCGCATGGTCGGTAACGGCAATATTCCCGATTTGTGGTGCGCTTCGTCTTGCCAGATTTAATGTCATATCCGGAACGCCAGGATATTTCATCGGGCTTCCGATTCCGGCTGCGGGTGGTGTACTATGTACATTAGCATTGTTCCATGCGGACTTGGCTACGCCTTATCTGGTGATTAGTTCATTATTATTGTCGTATCTGATGGTTAGCCGTGTGAAATATCCGAATTTCAAGAAGGTTGGCATTCCTAAGAAAGCATTCTGGATTGCGCCGATCGTCATTATTCTTGCGCTCGTACTCGCGATTAAATTCCCGGCTCAGACTCCAAAATTGATTCTAATTCCACTCGCATTTTATGCGTTGTATGGCTTAAAAAAAAACGTTGAGCTTGTGTTCACCACGCGTCGCAAGAGCAAACGTACAGCTTCCAAAGAGGATGCATCGCGTTCTGATCAACTGAATAGTTAG
- the disA gene encoding DNA integrity scanning diadenylate cyclase DisA — protein sequence MKEAVQQDNVNDLLRLVSPGTPFRDGLENVLRAKTGGLIVVGYSPEVMEVVDGGFSINCDFSPNYLYELAKMDGAIILSEDLKRILYANTQLIPDSSISSIETGIRHRTAERVAKQTGKLVVSISQRRNVITLYQGNLRYSLKEIGVILTKANQAIQTLERYKVVLNQALTNLTASEFEELVTLQEVVHVVQRFEMALRIKQEIKRYIHELGNEGRLISMQMEELVGNTEEDARLLIKDYAKDSSEEKLKEIFVCLKKCSSDELLDAHFIIRLLGYQSSNLMTEESVAPRGYRVLSKIPRLPNVIINNLVQRFYQLPHVTMATIEELDEVDGIGEVRARTIKEGLKRIQEQVFIDRQI from the coding sequence ATGAAAGAAGCGGTTCAACAAGATAATGTAAATGATCTTCTTCGATTGGTATCGCCGGGGACGCCGTTTCGAGATGGGCTGGAGAACGTCCTTCGCGCCAAAACCGGGGGATTGATCGTTGTTGGATACAGTCCAGAAGTGATGGAAGTTGTAGATGGGGGTTTCTCCATTAACTGTGATTTCTCACCGAACTATCTGTACGAGCTAGCGAAGATGGATGGCGCGATCATTTTAAGTGAAGACTTAAAACGTATCCTCTATGCAAACACTCAGCTGATACCCGATTCATCGATATCCTCCATTGAGACGGGAATTAGACACCGGACAGCGGAGCGGGTAGCGAAGCAGACAGGGAAGCTCGTCGTGTCCATTTCTCAGCGTCGTAACGTGATTACGCTCTATCAAGGGAATTTGCGGTATTCCCTCAAGGAGATTGGCGTCATCTTAACGAAAGCAAATCAAGCTATACAGACGTTGGAACGGTATAAAGTGGTGCTCAATCAGGCGCTGACGAATCTGACAGCTTCGGAATTTGAAGAGCTTGTGACGTTACAGGAGGTTGTGCATGTCGTACAGCGCTTCGAGATGGCTCTTCGGATCAAGCAGGAGATCAAACGTTACATCCATGAGCTAGGCAACGAAGGCCGGTTGATCAGCATGCAGATGGAAGAGCTAGTGGGAAATACGGAGGAAGACGCAAGGCTGTTAATCAAAGACTATGCGAAGGATTCATCCGAAGAGAAATTGAAGGAAATTTTCGTATGCTTGAAGAAATGCAGCTCGGACGAATTGCTGGATGCACATTTTATTATTCGATTATTAGGGTATCAGTCCTCGAACTTAATGACGGAAGAATCGGTTGCGCCGCGCGGTTATCGCGTTCTCAGCAAGATCCCACGATTGCCGAATGTTATTATTAATAACCTGGTTCAGCGGTTCTACCAGCTGCCGCATGTGACGATGGCGACGATCGAAGAATTGGATGAAGTGGATGGAATTGGTGAAGTGCGTGCCCGTACGATTAAGGAAGGTCTTAAGCGTATCCAAGAACAGGTGTTTATTGACAGACAAATATAA
- the radA gene encoding DNA repair protein RadA, with translation MAKVKTKFYCTECGHETAKWFGKCPGCMSWNTMVEETQTVVKTQGMQSPIFHTKEKPQSIIHIESGKEPRIQTHIAELNRVLGGGFVPGSLILVGGDPGIGKSTLLLQTSHALTTAGLKVLYVSGEESVRQTRLRADRLNALSESLFVLCETNLEQIEEAIDEIQPDFLVIDSIQTVYQPSVASAPGSVSQVRECTAHFMRIAKVKGIATVLVGHVTKEGAIAGPRLLEHMVDCVLYFEGERHHTYRLLRAVKNRFGSTNEIGIFEMQETGLEEVSNPSELFLSERPLGVAGSTVVASVEGTRPVLVELQALVASTNFPSPRRMSTGVDHQRMSLIIAVLEKRMGMFLQNQDAYLNVAGGVKLDEPAVDLAIAVSIASSFKDAPTQPYDVFFGEIGLTGEVRAVSRVEQRVKEAHKLGFKRVIMPEKSIKGWKAPKGIEIIGVNTVAEALRAALG, from the coding sequence ATGGCGAAAGTCAAAACAAAGTTTTACTGTACAGAATGCGGTCATGAGACAGCAAAATGGTTCGGCAAATGCCCAGGATGCATGAGCTGGAACACGATGGTCGAAGAGACGCAGACGGTTGTCAAGACGCAAGGCATGCAATCGCCCATTTTTCATACGAAAGAAAAACCGCAATCCATCATACATATAGAGAGTGGTAAAGAACCTCGCATTCAGACGCATATCGCTGAGCTGAATCGTGTCCTCGGCGGCGGGTTCGTTCCTGGCTCATTAATTCTTGTAGGCGGTGATCCCGGGATCGGGAAATCCACATTATTGCTGCAGACATCACACGCGCTTACAACGGCAGGACTCAAGGTTCTCTATGTATCTGGCGAGGAATCTGTTCGACAGACAAGGCTGCGTGCGGATCGATTAAATGCATTGTCTGAATCTTTATTCGTCTTATGTGAGACGAACCTCGAGCAAATTGAGGAAGCGATTGATGAGATCCAGCCTGATTTTCTGGTCATCGACTCGATTCAGACGGTCTATCAGCCTTCTGTTGCTTCGGCGCCAGGGAGTGTCTCCCAAGTTCGTGAATGTACGGCGCACTTTATGCGTATTGCTAAGGTAAAGGGAATTGCGACCGTGCTTGTAGGGCATGTCACCAAAGAAGGAGCGATCGCAGGTCCGCGTTTATTGGAACATATGGTGGATTGCGTATTGTACTTCGAAGGGGAGCGGCATCATACCTATCGATTGCTGCGTGCGGTGAAGAATCGGTTCGGTTCAACGAATGAGATCGGTATTTTCGAGATGCAAGAGACGGGGCTTGAGGAAGTGTCCAACCCATCGGAGCTGTTTTTGTCCGAACGTCCGCTTGGAGTAGCCGGTTCGACCGTCGTCGCTAGTGTGGAAGGGACTCGTCCTGTTCTAGTTGAACTCCAAGCCTTAGTCGCTTCGACGAATTTCCCGTCGCCGCGGCGAATGTCGACAGGTGTCGATCATCAGCGGATGTCGCTCATTATTGCGGTGCTTGAGAAACGAATGGGCATGTTCTTGCAGAATCAAGATGCTTATCTGAATGTTGCGGGTGGCGTGAAGCTCGATGAGCCTGCCGTTGACCTCGCGATCGCCGTAAGTATTGCATCGAGTTTTAAGGATGCGCCAACTCAGCCATACGATGTGTTTTTCGGCGAAATTGGACTAACTGGGGAAGTGCGGGCTGTATCTCGCGTGGAGCAGCGGGTTAAAGAGGCGCACAAGCTTGGGTTCAAGCGTGTGATTATGCCTGAGAAAAGTATAAAGGGGTGGAAAGCGCCCAAGGGGATCGAAATTATCGGTGTGAACACCGTAGCGGAAGCGCTAAGAGCTGCATTAGGTTAG
- the clpC gene encoding ATP-dependent protease ATP-binding subunit ClpC, whose translation MMFGRFTERAQKVLALAQEEAVRLGHNNIGTEHILLGLIREGEGIAAKALIALGLGLEKIQDEVESLIGRGQEQPTNIAYTPRAKKVIELSMDEARKLGHTYVGTEHILLGLIREGEGVAARVLNNLGISLNKARQQVLQLLGSSEAVSSHHGTPANVSTPTLDSLARDLTAFAKDGNLDPVIGRSNEIERVIQVLSRRTKNNPVLIGEPGVGKTAIAEGLAQRIIQNEIPETLRDKRVMTLDMGSVVAGTKYRGEFEDRLKKIMDEIRQAGNIILFIDELHTLIGAGGAEGAIDASNILKPSLARGELQCIGATTLDEYRKYIEKDAALERRFQPITVDQPSPEEAIQILHGLRDRYEAHHRVKITDEAIEAAVKLSDRYITDRFLPDKAIDLIDEAGSKVRLNSYTVPPNLKQLENRLEDIRKEKDAAVQSQEFEKAAALRDTEQKMREELDLTKNQWKEKQGRTDSEVTPDDIAQIVASWTGIPVRKLAEEESERLLKMESILHERVIGQEEAVKAVSRAVRRARAGLKDPKRPMGSFIFLGPTGVGKTELARALAESLFGDENAVIRIDMSEYMEKHSTSRLVGAPPGYVGYEEGGQLTEKVRRKPYSVVLLDEIEKAHPEVFNILLQVLEDGRLTDSKGRVVDFRNTLIILTSNVGAEAIKRNSTLGFTAANDSGKDYNNMKDKVMGELKKSFRPEFLNRIDEIIVFHSLSEEHIAQIVSLMAEDLRNRLKEQEVDFILTDKAKAFLAKEGFDPAYGARPLRRAIQKHIEDRLSEELLMGKISKGDSLTIDEQEGSLVVLHH comes from the coding sequence ATGATGTTTGGAAGATTTACAGAGCGAGCACAGAAAGTATTGGCACTAGCACAAGAAGAAGCCGTGCGACTAGGTCACAACAATATTGGCACGGAGCATATCCTTCTTGGACTGATTCGTGAAGGAGAAGGTATTGCAGCTAAAGCCTTGATTGCGCTTGGACTAGGGCTTGAGAAGATTCAAGACGAAGTCGAATCTTTGATTGGTCGTGGACAGGAGCAACCAACGAATATTGCTTATACGCCTCGTGCTAAAAAAGTCATTGAACTATCCATGGACGAAGCTCGTAAGCTTGGTCATACGTATGTAGGTACAGAGCATATCCTTCTCGGGTTGATTCGTGAGGGCGAAGGTGTCGCTGCACGTGTACTCAATAACCTGGGTATCAGTTTAAATAAGGCGCGTCAGCAAGTTCTGCAGCTCTTAGGCAGCAGTGAAGCAGTATCGAGCCATCATGGAACACCTGCCAATGTCAGCACACCGACACTTGATTCGCTTGCCCGTGACTTAACGGCATTCGCGAAGGACGGGAACTTAGATCCTGTCATTGGCCGCAGTAATGAAATTGAACGCGTCATTCAAGTGTTGAGCCGTAGAACGAAGAACAATCCAGTCCTGATCGGGGAACCGGGGGTTGGTAAGACGGCGATTGCTGAAGGGCTTGCACAACGTATCATCCAGAACGAAATTCCTGAGACGCTTCGCGATAAGCGTGTCATGACCTTGGATATGGGCTCTGTCGTTGCAGGGACCAAATACCGCGGTGAATTCGAAGATCGTCTGAAGAAGATCATGGACGAAATTCGTCAAGCAGGCAATATCATTCTGTTCATCGATGAACTTCATACTCTAATCGGCGCAGGCGGAGCAGAAGGCGCTATTGACGCATCGAATATTCTCAAACCTTCTCTAGCACGTGGCGAGCTCCAATGTATTGGTGCGACGACACTGGATGAATACCGCAAATACATTGAGAAAGACGCTGCGCTTGAACGCAGATTCCAGCCGATTACAGTTGATCAACCATCTCCGGAGGAAGCGATTCAGATCTTGCATGGACTACGTGACCGTTATGAAGCCCACCACCGGGTGAAAATTACGGATGAGGCGATTGAAGCAGCAGTCAAATTGTCGGACCGTTACATTACGGATCGGTTCTTACCGGACAAAGCGATCGATTTGATTGATGAAGCTGGTTCGAAGGTAAGGCTTAACTCTTATACGGTACCGCCGAATTTGAAACAGCTCGAGAATCGTCTTGAAGATATTCGCAAAGAAAAAGATGCCGCTGTACAGAGCCAAGAGTTCGAGAAAGCAGCAGCACTTCGTGATACAGAACAGAAAATGCGTGAAGAGCTTGATCTAACGAAGAATCAGTGGAAAGAAAAGCAAGGCCGTACGGATTCTGAAGTAACACCTGATGATATCGCACAGATCGTAGCAAGCTGGACTGGAATTCCAGTTCGTAAGCTGGCAGAAGAAGAATCCGAGCGCTTGCTTAAGATGGAGTCTATCCTTCATGAGCGTGTGATTGGCCAAGAAGAAGCGGTCAAAGCAGTTAGCCGTGCCGTACGTCGTGCTCGTGCCGGCCTGAAAGATCCGAAACGTCCGATGGGATCATTCATTTTCTTAGGTCCAACCGGGGTAGGTAAGACGGAATTGGCACGTGCCCTTGCAGAATCTCTGTTTGGAGATGAGAATGCTGTTATTCGTATCGATATGTCTGAGTATATGGAGAAACATTCGACATCACGCCTAGTCGGTGCGCCTCCAGGATATGTTGGTTATGAAGAAGGCGGTCAATTAACGGAGAAAGTAAGACGTAAACCATACTCGGTTGTGCTGCTTGATGAAATCGAGAAGGCACATCCTGAAGTATTCAACATCTTGCTTCAAGTGCTGGAGGACGGGCGACTTACGGATTCCAAAGGTCGTGTCGTAGACTTCCGCAATACGTTAATTATTCTGACTTCGAACGTAGGGGCAGAAGCGATCAAGCGGAATTCGACGCTTGGCTTCACAGCAGCGAATGATTCCGGCAAAGATTATAACAACATGAAGGATAAAGTCATGGGCGAGCTGAAGAAAAGCTTCCGTCCAGAGTTCTTGAACCGGATTGATGAGATCATTGTCTTCCATTCGCTCAGCGAAGAGCATATTGCACAGATCGTGTCGTTGATGGCCGAAGATCTTCGCAACCGTCTGAAAGAGCAGGAAGTTGATTTCATCTTAACGGACAAAGCGAAAGCTTTCCTAGCGAAGGAAGGGTTCGATCCTGCTTACGGTGCGCGTCCACTGCGTCGTGCGATTCAGAAGCATATTGAAGACCGTCTATCAGAAGAGCTCTTGATGGGCAAAATTTCGAAAGGTGACAGCCTAACGATTGATGAGCAGGAAGGCAGCCTTGTTGTACTGCATCATTAA
- a CDS encoding protein arginine kinase: MEARKFTEKALSEWMRGKGPDSDIVISSRVRIARNLDNLPFPMLATNQQSKEILDRLSQVMQAAEMKEIGNFSEVFLSDMSELDKRVLVEKHLISPNLANESRNGAVIISENEAASIMINEEDHLRIQCLYPGFQLEEAWELASRIDDVFEEQVDYAFDEVRGYLTSCPTNVGTGIRASVMIHLPALVLTQQMNRLLPAITQVGLAVRGIYGEGSESIGNLFQISNQITLGQSEKEIIDNLHSVARQIIEHEKAAREKIMQESPIRIKDRIRRSLGILTHAEVMDSKEASQRLSDVRLGLDLGLIDHVSSDVLNELIVMSQTGFLQQVYGRKLNTEERDIYRAALIRDKLSKS, encoded by the coding sequence ATGGAAGCTCGTAAATTCACTGAGAAGGCATTAAGCGAATGGATGCGTGGGAAGGGTCCAGACTCGGATATTGTTATAAGCAGCCGCGTTCGGATCGCACGTAACTTGGATAACCTTCCATTCCCTATGCTGGCTACGAATCAGCAATCCAAAGAAATTCTGGATCGATTAAGCCAAGTGATGCAGGCCGCAGAAATGAAAGAAATCGGAAATTTCTCGGAAGTATTCTTATCCGATATGAGTGAACTGGATAAACGCGTACTGGTGGAGAAACATCTTATCAGTCCCAACTTGGCAAATGAGTCCCGCAATGGCGCAGTCATCATTAGCGAGAATGAAGCAGCCAGCATCATGATCAATGAAGAAGACCATCTTCGAATCCAATGTCTCTACCCCGGGTTTCAATTAGAAGAAGCTTGGGAGCTCGCAAGCAGGATTGACGATGTTTTTGAAGAACAAGTAGATTATGCATTTGATGAGGTTCGAGGATATTTGACCAGCTGTCCTACCAATGTGGGTACTGGCATTCGGGCATCCGTGATGATCCATCTCCCAGCACTCGTCTTAACGCAGCAGATGAATCGGCTGCTGCCGGCAATTACACAGGTAGGTTTGGCTGTTCGCGGCATCTATGGTGAAGGCAGTGAATCCATCGGGAATCTGTTCCAGATATCGAATCAGATTACGTTGGGTCAGTCCGAGAAAGAAATTATCGATAATTTGCATAGTGTGGCAAGGCAAATCATTGAACATGAGAAGGCTGCGCGGGAGAAGATTATGCAAGAATCTCCGATTCGCATCAAAGACCGTATCCGGAGATCTCTCGGTATCTTAACACATGCGGAAGTCATGGATTCGAAGGAAGCGTCACAACGGCTCTCCGATGTGCGTCTTGGACTAGATCTCGGTCTCATCGATCATGTATCATCCGATGTATTGAATGAGTTGATTGTGATGTCTCAGACGGGATTCCTGCAGCAAGTATACGGTCGCAAGTTAAATACCGAAGAAAGAGATATTTATCGCGCTGCATTAATTCGCGATAAACTTTCTAAATCATAA
- a CDS encoding UvrB/UvrC motif-containing protein, which translates to MVCQECGKKPATLHFTKIVNGEKTEFHICESCAREKGELIPGTSNGFSIHSLLSGLLDFDPSGKGSSTSSKAQTIRCDECGLTYSQFSKIGRFGCSSCYKHFEDRLDPLFKRVHGSTKHIGKIPKRRGGSIQTKRELEELKKQLQYRIIHEEFEDAAKIRDQIRELEKRISAG; encoded by the coding sequence ATGGTCTGTCAAGAATGCGGTAAGAAGCCTGCGACATTGCATTTCACGAAAATCGTGAATGGTGAGAAAACGGAATTTCATATTTGTGAATCGTGTGCCCGTGAGAAAGGCGAACTGATACCGGGAACATCGAATGGGTTCTCTATTCACAGCTTATTGTCCGGATTACTCGATTTTGATCCATCGGGGAAAGGCAGCTCCACGAGTAGTAAAGCGCAGACGATTCGTTGTGACGAATGCGGATTAACCTACTCCCAATTTAGCAAGATTGGACGGTTCGGTTGCAGTTCCTGTTATAAGCACTTTGAAGATCGGCTGGATCCTTTATTCAAACGTGTCCACGGCAGCACCAAGCATATTGGGAAAATTCCCAAACGCCGTGGCGGATCCATTCAGACCAAACGTGAGCTGGAGGAACTAAAGAAGCAGCTGCAATACCGTATCATTCATGAAGAGTTCGAAGATGCCGCGAAAATTCGCGATCAAATACGTGAGTTGGAAAAACGAATTTCTGCAGGATAA
- a CDS encoding CtsR family transcriptional regulator, which translates to MRNISDIIEQYLKSILHESPGSMIEIQRNELADQFSCVPSQINYVISTRFTLEKGYVVESKRGGGGYIRIQRLQLPAEQAIQEHLRHTIGDRIEQGAAEGLIYQLEEARVITRREANLLRAAVSREALIIKLPVRDELRASLLRAMLFSLLMNKK; encoded by the coding sequence ATGCGTAATATCTCTGATATTATAGAACAATATCTGAAGAGTATTCTGCATGAGAGTCCGGGCAGTATGATTGAAATTCAACGCAATGAATTAGCCGATCAATTCTCATGTGTTCCGTCACAGATCAATTATGTGATCAGCACGCGGTTTACTCTCGAGAAAGGATATGTCGTGGAGAGTAAGCGCGGTGGCGGCGGGTATATACGGATTCAACGTCTTCAATTGCCTGCTGAACAGGCGATTCAAGAGCATCTACGACACACCATTGGTGATCGTATTGAACAAGGAGCTGCAGAGGGTCTGATCTATCAGCTGGAAGAAGCGCGTGTGATAACAAGGCGTGAAGCGAATTTGCTCCGTGCGGCGGTGAGCCGAGAAGCATTGATCATTAAGCTTCCAGTCCGTGATGAACTAAGAGCGAGCTTGCTTCGTGCAATGCTGTTTTCTTTGCTGATGAATAAGAAGTAA